From the genome of Nodularia sp. NIES-3585:
TAAGAACTCCAAAATAATATTTGGCATTTCTACTTGAATAAGATATAAAATATCTTTTCTTTTATGGTAACTAGCGTTATCAAGAATAATCACTATTTTAGCCGAACCATTATTAAAATCTTCTGACTTATTTCCTGCTGCTATCCATTCTTCTTTCAAAAAATGATTGAGAGATTTCAACTGTTCATAAAAGACATCTGCATTTCCCCGTTTAATAACAAAATTTATTCTTTTCTTGTCATGATAACGCAGCCCTCCCATAATATTCACTCTTCCTCTTCTTCTTTGTCCTGTCACCTTTTTTCTGTTACCTTTTCTTCCCCATGTTTTTCTTCTTATCACTCTTAAACTAAATCCACTCTCGTCCCAAAACCATACCTGTAAACGCTCTGGAGTTGATTCTGTTATTTTTAAATATTCGGCTAATTTTTCTTTAAATAATTTACGCTTCTCTGGATCTTGTTTGTCCTCCAGGCTATACTTTGCCCAAAGGTAAACGTACTTTTTTCTCTCTAAAATCCTCCTCACTTGCGAGCTACTTAACTTTATTCCTGTCTCTAATTCTAAATATGTCGCTAGTCTTGCTGATGTCCATCTCCCGAATTCATATCCACATTCATCAGGGGTTTTCTCAATTACTTCCAATAACAAATTTTCGTATTCTTTAGTCGCTTTCCGGAAGTTACCTTCTCTTCTTCCGTCTAAAAAACTTTCTATGTTAT
Proteins encoded in this window:
- a CDS encoding IS630 family transposase, encoding MPAKNYLSQEQRERLLKQLKEQDNPYVREKILILLLMNDGKTYQEISKFLDIAYTTVAYWAVHGDPDNIESFLDGRREGNFRKATKEYENLLLEVIEKTPDECGYEFGRWTSARLATYLELETGIKLSSSQVRRILERKKYVYLWAKYSLEDKQDPEKRKLFKEKLAEYLKITESTPERLQVWFWDESGFSLRVIRRKTWGRKGNRKKVTGQRRRGRVNIMGGLRYHDKKRINFVIKRGNADVFYEQLKSLNHFLKEEWIAAGNKSEDFNNGSAKIVIILDNASYHKRKDILYLIQVEMPNIILEFLPPYSPDFNLIELVWHSAKEYIAHRLFESVEQLEELLNKLLNEGGLIIKWERKVKNKGNAVYSI